The Aedes aegypti strain LVP_AGWG chromosome 3, AaegL5.0 Primary Assembly, whole genome shotgun sequence genome contains a region encoding:
- the LOC5574205 gene encoding leucine-rich repeat neuronal protein 3 isoform X2, with protein MKILVKCSILAICLGSSVGAVDKEVIRNSTWDEKYNSNAYNGKRTSNKKPNPLCSVCTCNAQERTFDCSSKKLNKLFNMSGWTTLNDSGVTIETMILSRNGIPEVPQFPKFNFRVLNLSFNDISVIARKAFYYLDDMEVLDLSHNMLNLKTLRTEIFEGSYTSDEYLPMKKLRVLLLGNNNLNSLNPNMFEHLPVLEELSLKDNMFKIIDQMTEFAIGHIMTLRVLDLSCMELLEIPKFMFYSLLKLQYLNLAGNLLTSVPGALDYAINLKWLSLDENPIESVQGESVFPAIKTLEYLSVSYITTLKVIGRGAFSKLEGLKEIHVCYNPGLTHLHEEAFSRVDAYNQNQTEWPPMKQLYINSNNLSKLDTQLLARWDDMEVIDIRYNPWSCDCDSQWMVETLLAIVEETSPRIKNNIVCAAPDQMKGLSMVDLKRKHSFVHCLDNLPENDDALLIGWLIGILVGIFLAATAILIYRRGSFGLVRRGPQALYVRV; from the exons ATGAAGATTCTAGTGAAGTGTTCGATCTTGGCGATCTGTCTGGGCAGCTCAGTAGGAGCCGTCGATAAGGAAGTCATTAGAAACAGTACATGGGACGAAAAATAT AATTCTAATGCTTACAATGGCAAGCGAACGTCCAACAAGAAACCAAACCCCCTGTGCAGCGTGTGCACCTGCAACGCCCAGGAGCGAACCTTCGACTGCTCCTCGAAGAAGCTCAACAAACTGTTCAACATGAGTGGCTGGACCACATTGAACGACAGCGGAGTCACCATCGAAACGATGATCCTCAGCAGAAACGGAATCCCAGAAGTGCCTCAGTTCCCCAAGTTCAACTTCAGAGTGTTGAATCTGAGCTTCAACGACATCAGCGTCATCGCTAGGAAGGCCTTCTACTACCTGGACGATATGGAGGTACTCGACCTATCGCACAACATGCTGAATCTCAAGACACTCAGAACGGAGATCTTCGAGGGGAGCTACACTTCGGACGAGTACCTACCGATGAAAAAACTACGAGTACTACTCTTGGGCAACAACAACTTGAACTCgctgaatccgaatatgttcGAGCATTTGCCCGTTCTAGAAGAGTTGAGCCTCAAGGATAATATGTTCAAAATAATCGATCAGATGACGGAGTTCGCCATTGGGCACATCATGACCCTGCGGGTATTGGATTTGAGCTGCATGGAACTGTTAGAGATTCCGAAGTTTATGTTCTACTCCCTGTTAAAGTTGCAGTATTTGAACCTGGCGGGAAATTTGCTGACGAGTGTTCCTGGGGCGTTGGACTACGCGATCAATCTGAAGTGGCTCAGTTTGGACGAGAACCCGATTGAGAGTGTTCAGGGCGAAAG CGTGTTCCCGGCGATCAAGACTTTGGAGTACCTCAGCGTTTCCTACATTACGACATTGAAGGTGATTGGACGCGGGGCATTCAGCAAGTTGGAAGGTCTCAAGGAGATACACGTTTGCTACAACCCAGGACTGACACATCTTCATGAGGAAGCGTTCAGTCGGGTCGATGCGTACAATCAAAATCAGACGGAGTGGCCTCCGATGAAGCAGCTCTACATAAATAGCAACAATCTGAGTAAACTGGACACGCAGTTGTTGGCTCGATGGGACGACATGGAAGTGATCGACATTCGGTATAATCCGTGGTCATGTGACTGTGATAGCCAGTGGATGGTGGAGACCTTGTTGGCGATCGTCGAAGAAACTTCGCCTAGAATCAAGAACAACATTGT ATGCGCCGCCCCCGATCAGATGAAGGGCCTTTCGATGGTTGACCTGAAGCGCAAGCACAGCTTCGTGCACTGCCTGGACAATCTACCGGAGAATGATGATGCTCTGTTGATTGGCTGGTTGATCGGCATCCTGGTGGGTATTTTCCTTGCGGCGACGGCCATCTTGATCTACCGTCGGGGCAGCTTCGGTCTGGTTCGCCGTGGCCCGCAGGCTCTCTACGTACGGGTGTAG
- the LOC5574205 gene encoding leucine-rich repeat neuronal protein 3 isoform X1, which produces MSEQKKFKPIMKILVNWVICLGIILGSTVGAFDYDDVSINCTRDKKDNSNAYNGKRTSNKKPNPLCSVCTCNAQERTFDCSSKKLNKLFNMSGWTTLNDSGVTIETMILSRNGIPEVPQFPKFNFRVLNLSFNDISVIARKAFYYLDDMEVLDLSHNMLNLKTLRTEIFEGSYTSDEYLPMKKLRVLLLGNNNLNSLNPNMFEHLPVLEELSLKDNMFKIIDQMTEFAIGHIMTLRVLDLSCMELLEIPKFMFYSLLKLQYLNLAGNLLTSVPGALDYAINLKWLSLDENPIESVQGESVFPAIKTLEYLSVSYITTLKVIGRGAFSKLEGLKEIHVCYNPGLTHLHEEAFSRVDAYNQNQTEWPPMKQLYINSNNLSKLDTQLLARWDDMEVIDIRYNPWSCDCDSQWMVETLLAIVEETSPRIKNNIVCAAPDQMKGLSMVDLKRKHSFVHCLDNLPENDDALLIGWLIGILVGIFLAATAILIYRRGSFGLVRRGPQALYVRV; this is translated from the exons AATTCTAATGCTTACAATGGCAAGCGAACGTCCAACAAGAAACCAAACCCCCTGTGCAGCGTGTGCACCTGCAACGCCCAGGAGCGAACCTTCGACTGCTCCTCGAAGAAGCTCAACAAACTGTTCAACATGAGTGGCTGGACCACATTGAACGACAGCGGAGTCACCATCGAAACGATGATCCTCAGCAGAAACGGAATCCCAGAAGTGCCTCAGTTCCCCAAGTTCAACTTCAGAGTGTTGAATCTGAGCTTCAACGACATCAGCGTCATCGCTAGGAAGGCCTTCTACTACCTGGACGATATGGAGGTACTCGACCTATCGCACAACATGCTGAATCTCAAGACACTCAGAACGGAGATCTTCGAGGGGAGCTACACTTCGGACGAGTACCTACCGATGAAAAAACTACGAGTACTACTCTTGGGCAACAACAACTTGAACTCgctgaatccgaatatgttcGAGCATTTGCCCGTTCTAGAAGAGTTGAGCCTCAAGGATAATATGTTCAAAATAATCGATCAGATGACGGAGTTCGCCATTGGGCACATCATGACCCTGCGGGTATTGGATTTGAGCTGCATGGAACTGTTAGAGATTCCGAAGTTTATGTTCTACTCCCTGTTAAAGTTGCAGTATTTGAACCTGGCGGGAAATTTGCTGACGAGTGTTCCTGGGGCGTTGGACTACGCGATCAATCTGAAGTGGCTCAGTTTGGACGAGAACCCGATTGAGAGTGTTCAGGGCGAAAG CGTGTTCCCGGCGATCAAGACTTTGGAGTACCTCAGCGTTTCCTACATTACGACATTGAAGGTGATTGGACGCGGGGCATTCAGCAAGTTGGAAGGTCTCAAGGAGATACACGTTTGCTACAACCCAGGACTGACACATCTTCATGAGGAAGCGTTCAGTCGGGTCGATGCGTACAATCAAAATCAGACGGAGTGGCCTCCGATGAAGCAGCTCTACATAAATAGCAACAATCTGAGTAAACTGGACACGCAGTTGTTGGCTCGATGGGACGACATGGAAGTGATCGACATTCGGTATAATCCGTGGTCATGTGACTGTGATAGCCAGTGGATGGTGGAGACCTTGTTGGCGATCGTCGAAGAAACTTCGCCTAGAATCAAGAACAACATTGT ATGCGCCGCCCCCGATCAGATGAAGGGCCTTTCGATGGTTGACCTGAAGCGCAAGCACAGCTTCGTGCACTGCCTGGACAATCTACCGGAGAATGATGATGCTCTGTTGATTGGCTGGTTGATCGGCATCCTGGTGGGTATTTTCCTTGCGGCGACGGCCATCTTGATCTACCGTCGGGGCAGCTTCGGTCTGGTTCGCCGTGGCCCGCAGGCTCTCTACGTACGGGTGTAG